Proteins from a genomic interval of Oreochromis aureus strain Israel breed Guangdong linkage group 6, ZZ_aureus, whole genome shotgun sequence:
- the LOC120440529 gene encoding immunoglobulin superfamily member 10-like: MFMHFILLVSYSLTFLCTHQVSSFDPSCTEFPVFTPSALVVKYGDPANVTCDACQKDCRGDSFGLETPVGEVRQNGTTMIWTVDRLTEWDTYLICYYNTDDGDQCTSTVDITIYQPPESVSISFVNHTGMMFENQQYTLQCSVQNVAPVQSLTVTFYRGNTALGHQQSNSEQKKPVNESFTLNITPSREHDGAQYWCETKLELGPAGPQRPPVVTSEKLPAIVHYGPELKEPPNPDVITITEGDTLHLNCSSVGNPSPSYTWTLPTNSPSYSGSVLTIKSVGFEHEGQYICTVSNTVGTVTKEFNIDVQVNSIPYIIAGMILGALVLVGLSVGCYCKHN, encoded by the exons ATGTTTATGCATTTTATTCTTCTGGTTTCCTACTCACTTACTTTTCTGTGCACCCACCAAGTGTCCAGCTTTG ATCCTAGCTGCACAGAGTTTCCTGTGTTCACTCCATCTGCACTGGTAGTGAAGTATGGTGACCCAGCCAATGTTACATGTGATGCATGTCAGAAGGACTGCAGGGGAGATTCTTTTGGTTTGGAGACACCTGTAGGAGAAGTTAGACAAAATGGAACCACGATGATCTGGACGGTTGACAGACTGACTGAATGGGACACATATCTCATCTGTTATTATAACACTGATGATGGTGATCAGTGTACTAGCACTGTGGATATAACCATCTACC AGCCTCCAGAAAGTGTCTCCATCAGCTTTGTAAACCACACTGGGATGATGTTTGAGAATCAGCAGTACACCCTGCAGTGTAGCGTACAGAACGTAGCTCCTGTTCAAAGCCTCACTGTGACCTtctacagaggaaacacagcactGGGTCACCAACAGTCCAACAGTGAACAGAAGAAACCAGTGAATGAGTCCTTTACTCTGAACATCACTCCCAGTAGAGAACATGATGGAGCCCAGTACTGGTGTGAAACCAAGCTGGAGCTGGGACCAGCTGGACCACAGCGCCCTCCAGTGGTGACATCAGAAAAACTCCCTGCTATAGTTCACT ATGGGCCTGAGCTAAAGGAGCCACCAAATCCAGATGTGATCACAATCACAGAAGGAGACACTCTACACCTGAACTGCTCCTCTGTGGGAAACCCCAGCCCCTCATACACCTGGACACTTCCAACAAATAGTCCTTCCTACAGTGGCAGCGTTCTCACTATTAAATCTGTCGGCTTTGAGCATGAAGGACAGTATATCTGCACTGTGAGCAACACAGTAGGGACTGTCACCAAGGAGTTTAACATTGATGTACAAG TCAACTCCATCCCATATATAATAGCTGGGATGATACTGGGAGCTCTGGTCCTTGTCGGACTGTCAGTGGGATGCTACTGCAAACACAACTGA